AACGGCGCCTCGTGCATCCGTCGCACGACCGGCAGGATCGCGTCGAGGTCCCCCTCGATGATCGTCCCCATGGCCGTGAGCTGGTGCGTAAGTCCGCTCTCCCGGAGAATCCGCTCGACGCCGGCCACATAGCGGGAAAGACTGGTCGTTGCCGTACCGAGGGGCGCGACGGTTACGAAGACGATGGCCATTTCCTTCCTCCCGGCACAAGCATACGCAACTCCGTGATGAATGCAAACCCTTACGCCTCGAAAAAAAAACGAATGGCCGAAAAGAGGCATCGCAAGGGAAGATGCCGCCTCTTCCTGGGGCCTGGGAATACCGTCATCGCTCTTTCCGACGGTTGTACCGGCAACGAAGGCACTTCCACCTCGAGGACGGGCGGCCCTTTGGAGGACCGGTCCATGGACATCGCATTGCCGGGCGTTTCCGGGCTGGACCCGGAACTGGTCGATCGATTCGAGCAGGCGAGAAAAACGAAGGGAGACGGGTATCGGCCGAGGACGAGGCACCTGCGGCCGGACGGCCGGGCGAAATACACGAACCGCCTCTTTCTCGAGACGAGCCCGTACCTGCTCCAGCACGCGCACAACCCCGTCGACTGGTACCCCTGGGGGGACGAGGCGTTCGAAAAGGCGAGAAAAGAGAAACGCCCCGTGCTCGTCAGCATCGGGTACTCCACCTGCCACTGGTGCCATGTCATGGAGGAGGAGTCGTTCGAGGACGAGGAGATCGCCCGGTTCCTGAACGAACGGTTCGTCGCCGTCAAGGTGGACCGGGAGGAGCGCCCGGACGTGGACGCCATCTACATGAGGGCCGTCCAGGTTTTGACCGGGCACGGGGGTTGGCCGTTAAACGTCTGGCTGACGCCGGACCGGCGGCCCTTCCACGGGGGGACCTACTTTCCCCCCCGGGACGACGCTTCGGGACGGGGGATCGGGTTCTTGAGCCTCCTCAAGGGAGTGCGGAAAGCGTACGACGCCCAGCCGGAGCGGGTGGCGGAGATCGGCCTCCAGTTGACGACGTACGTCCGGCAGACCCTGTCGCCGGAAGGGGGGAGGGAACTCCCTGCCGCCGATATCCTCGCCGCGGCCGCGCGGTATTACAAGGACCGCTTCGACCCCGTGTACGGCGGACTGGCCGGGGCGCCGAAGTTCCCCAGCAACCTGCCCATACGGTTTCTGCTCCGTTACCACAGGAGAACGGGGGACAAGGATTTCCTCGAGATGGCGAAGCTGTCCCTTGCGAAGATGGCGGCGGGGGGGATGCTCGACCAGGCGGGCGGAGGATTTCATCGCTACTCGACGGACGAGAAGTGGCTCGTCCCCCATTTCGAGAAGATGCTCTACGACAACGCGCTCCTGGT
The genomic region above belongs to Candidatus Deferrimicrobiaceae bacterium and contains:
- a CDS encoding MTH1187 family thiamine-binding protein, encoding MAIVFVTVAPLGTATTSLSRYVAGVERILRESGLTHQLTAMGTIIEGDLDAILPVVRRMHEAP